A genomic region of Aspergillus oryzae RIB40 DNA, chromosome 1 contains the following coding sequences:
- a CDS encoding protein kinase domain-containing protein (predicted protein), with protein sequence MAAHIPIRLSIRTENPNDKATSVPPLTVVPGLTPPVTPTKGDDSYSSGTRTAGSSRSSSFVTEGEKPRDLFGDDVRPSGPLQYSDELEFQYDPKGRPIEFGRGVWSVVYKASSRPASKSFLMTPPSSPAGGGRVVAVKSPVRRDAHAVLDAEALALTRISRIPGSERHVIPFHGYISESHSIVMSAVPLSLSSYIEEKAELAQKHKSTRTMFDPVQGMPQWQELAKKLITGLYWLHTQCQIVHGDIKPHNILLRSRPTGNDLESDEFPFEPLFADFSSAHNITGSSLSAEKETGTSLTALTPPFAAPELLSVSSLTSPGTSPTPASDVFSLAVTLLAAATGDLLLYPGTSNMQRLAMAREGHRVIDFARSGSNGSRVPRNGPVEQVIEPAVSKDPSQRIQSNEWVELVAAMA encoded by the coding sequence ATGGCTGCACACATTCCTATACGACTGTCGATCCGCACCGAAAACCCAAATGACAAGGCTACATCCGTGCCACCACTAACAGTGGTGCCGGGACTGACCCCTCCAGTCACTCCAACCAAGGGCGACGATAGTTATTCCAGTGGTACGAGGACGGCCGGATCGAGTCGTTCAAGCTCCTTTGTaactgaaggagaaaaacCAAGAGATCTCTTTGGGGACGATGTACGCCCCTCGGGCCCTCTTCAATATTCCGATGAGCTAGAGTTTCAGTATGACCCGAAAGGTCGCCCAATCGAGTTCGGCCGCGGTGTCTGGAGTGTCGTCTACAAAGCTTCGTCCCGCCCGGCTTCGAAATCATTTCTGATGACCCCTCCTAGTTCACCTGCGGGTGGAGGCCGAGTGGTAGCGGTCAAATCGCCTGTACGGCGAGATGCACACGCCGTCCTTGACGCCGAAGCGTTAGCATTAACTCGAATCAGTCGAATTCCGGGTTCAGAGCGTCATGTAATCCCTTTCCATGGGTACATCTCCGAATCACACTCCATAGTCATGTCGGCTGTGCCCCTATCCCTTTCATCatacatcgaagaaaaggccgagCTGGCCCAGAAACACAAGTCCACTCGGACTATGTTCGATCCTGTGCAAGGCATGCCTCAGTGGCAAGAGCTTGCAAAGAAGCTGATCACCGGTTTATACTGGCTTCACACGCAGTGCCAAATAGTGCACGGAGATATCAAACCGCATAACATCTTGTTGAGATCACGACCGACTGGCAACGATCTTGAATCCGACGAATTCCCATTCGAACCGCTTTTTGCCGATTTCTCATCCGCACATAACATCACCGGCTCTTCACTGTccgcagagaaagaaacaggGACGTCATTAACGGCTTTGACCCCACCTTTCGCCGCCCCCGAACTGTTATCTGTGtcatctttgacttctcCGGGCACTAGTCCCACTCCCGCATCCGATGTGTTTTCCCTGGCGGTCACCCTCCTCGCGGCGGCCACAGGCGATTTACTGCTTTATCCTGGCACCAGCAACATGCAGCGCCTCGCCATGGCTCGTGAAGGTCACCGGGTCATCGACTTTGCCCGGTCGGGTAGTAACGGTTCTCGGGTTCCTCGTAATGGACCCGTCGAACAGGTGATCGAGCCTGCTGTTTCAAAGGACCCATCTCAACGGATTCAATCCAATGAATGGGTAGAATTAGTCGCTGCCATGGCTTAA
- a CDS encoding class I SAM-dependent methyltransferase (SAM-dependent methyltransferases) has product MLTPSDVGPKACSSSFNSWKVTQDDYTGAESRYLVSRCLRQQSGPIRCNFNREDYEVLDVGCGDGVLTAKLAPHVKRIVGVDASPNMIEHFQKTYPHIESCVVDCRHLDQVPVLTEGKFDKVFSNAALHWILHDPETRSNTIKGCFNALKPGGIFVSESGALGNVAEVHAAIVSALVIQGIPVEEARAASPWWFPSQEAMKQLLEGEGFQWIKGEAELRQTKLTEHKEGGIEGWIRLFCEPFLQVLPTVEARNAAVKHAVDILEGVGRHQHDGSFTVNYIRLRFVAQKPF; this is encoded by the exons ATGCTTACACCCTCCGATGTCGGTCCCA AAGCATGTTCATCCAGCTTTAATTCGTGGAAAGTGACTCAAGATGACTACACAGGAGCAGAAAGCCGATATCTGGTCAGCCGATGTTTACGGCAACAAAGTGGCCCCATTCGTTGCAACTTTAACAGAGAAGATT ATGAAGTACTCGATGTCGGCTGTGGAGATGGCGTCCTAACTGCCAAATTAGCCCCCCATGTTAAACGTATCGTTGGCGTCGACGCCTCACCGAATATGATAGAGCACTTCCAGAAAACATATCCCCATATTGAATCCTGCGTTGTGGACTGCCGACATTTGGATCAAGTGCCAGTCCTCACTGAGGGGAAGTTTGACAAAGTCTTCTCGAACGCTGCCTTACATTGGATCTTACACGACCCCGAAACCCGGTCGAACACGATCAAGGGCTGCTTCAATGCGCTTAAGCCAGGTGGGATTTTCGTGAGTGAATCGGGTGCGCTCGGTAACGTAGCCGAGGTGCATGCGGCAATCGTCAGTGCTCTGGTCATTCAAGGCAttcctgttgaagaagcccgGGCAGCTTCGCCTTGGTGGTTTCCTTCCCAGGAAGCTATGAAACAGCTTCTTGAAGGGGAAGGCTTCCAGTGGATCAAGGGTGAGGCAGAGCTCAGACAGACGAAGCTGACAGAGCACAAAGAAGGCGGAATCGAAGGATG GATCCGCCTCTTCTGTGAGCCTTTCCTCCAGGTTTTACCAACAGTGGAGGCACGCAATGCAGCTGTCAAACATGCTGTTGACATCCTGGAGGGTGTTGGAAGGCATCAACACGATGGCTCCTTCACAGTCAATTACATTCGACTTCGGTTTGTAGCGCAGAAACCGTTTTAG
- the trm10 gene encoding tRNA (guanine(9)-N(1))-methyltransferase (uncharacterized conserved protein): protein MEDEERPRKYPKLSNDEGQEGSEPTMTGAVESVPHEDAAQPTTQNDVATVANGTDDKPKDGQQAVDESKDDAPKVSKRQLKKLRRREQWDAQKEQRKTIRKEKTAAKKQRRREALNQARQEGGQEAVDRLLQTWQSNRQKFKQSTLLPITLVMDCGYDDLMLEKERISLSSQLTRSYSDNRGAPFRAHMVVSSFNKLLKERFDTTLAKSYNNWQGIRFMEEDFAHAAEQAKEWMKEPKGGQLAGMFANKTDATPEDGEIVYLSSDSPNTLTELKPYSTYIIGGLVDKNRHKAICYKTAVEKGIKTAKLPIGDYIQMASRQVLATNHVVEIMIRWLELGDWGEAFMKVIPRRKGGTLKDSERGSEDPSQEGDVVDADSDEEPGPGEREDEAAAPRTDP, encoded by the coding sequence atggaggacgaggaaagGCCCAGGAAATACCCAAAATTGAGCAATGACGAGGGGCAGGAGGGCTCGGAACCTACAATGACTGGAGCTGTGGAATCTGTTCCCCACGAGGACGCCGCGCAGCCCACTACGCAGAACGATGTCGCAACAGTAGCGAATGGTACCGATGATAAGCCAAAGGATGGACAGCAAGCCGTGgatgaaagcaaagatgaTGCGCCCAAAGTATCGAAGAGACAATTGAAGAAACTCCGTCGCAGAGAACAGTGGGATGCGCAGAAGGAACAGCGCAAGACTAtccgaaaagaaaaaacggCCGCAAAGAAACAACGAAGACGCGAGGCATTGAACCAGGCAAGGCAGGAAGGTGGTCAAGAAGCCGTAGACCGGCTTCTCCAGACGTGGCAGTCGAACCGGCAGAAGTTCAAGCAATCGACTTTGCTACCGATCACCCTCGTCATGGACTGTGGCTACGATGACTTGATGCTAGAAAAGGAACGGATTTCCCTCTCATCACAGCTTACAAGGTCTTACTCCGATAATAGGGGAGCGCCCTTCCGTGCTCATATGGTGGTCTCCTCTTTCAATAAATTGCTCAAGGAGCGTTTCGATACAACGCTAGCAAAGTCATATAATAATTGGCAAGGAATCCGTTTCATGGAAGAGGATTTCGCGCATGCTGCAGAACAGGCTAAggaatggatgaaggagCCTAAGGGAGGTCAGCTGGCAGGCATGTTTGCTAACAAGACGGACGCAACGCCTGAAGACGGAGAGATTGTGTACCTCAGCAGCGACAGCCCAAACACACTGACGGAATTAAAGccatacagtacatacattatCGGAGGGCTGGTGGACAAAAACCGTCATAAAGCGATTTGCTACAAAACGGCAGTGGAAAAGGGAATCAAGACCGCTAAATTACCCATTGGGGATTACATTCAAATGGCCTCGCGCCAAGTATTGGCGACTAACCACGTTGTGGAGATTATGATCCGATGGCTGGAACTCGGAGATTGGGGCGAAGCCTTCATGAAAGTCATTCCTCGGAGAAAGGGTGGTACATTGAAGGACTCTGAGCGAGGCTCGGAAGATCCATCACAGGAAGGCGATGTTGTCGACGCTGATTCGGATGAAGAACCGGGACCtggtgaaagagaagatgaagctgctgctccTCGCACCGACCCTTGA
- a CDS encoding putative endosome-associated ubiquitin isopeptidase (AmsH) (SMAD6 interacting protein AMSH, contains JAB/MPN/Mov34 domain) produces MASHMPPATGAGASAPRKVEEITQMAQNYDYNPSIPLRYWLRTAATLLREARIYEREGHDEQAYFLLFRHAQLVLVNLAKHSEAKDEQNRKALMEAEKEVSRNLEKLEILRPRINKRHKRYTELMNDRQARSPPLGTNHTAPNQQQPQDPALVGVAEPLEAGENRDLAVKLARTEIHRRATARKAVRQAGITPQEEQRRRTAGIWGDWENALDKNGPETDNDLSRRIQNISTPLTSAAQTQAPAPPAKVKPVADGGDGRSNLDPSSFTFKPSAYLENGTPLRTVFLPPELRSTFLSLAASNTRRNLETCGILCGTLISNALFISRLLIPEQTSTSDTCETVNETAIFEYCDSEDLMILGWIHTHPTQTCFMSSRDLHTHSGYQVMLPESIAIVCAPSKTPDWGVFRLTDPPGLKTVLNCTQPGLFHPHAETNTYTDALRPGHVFEAKGLEFETVDLRPNGS; encoded by the exons ATGGCCTCGCATATGCCGCCGGCCACAGGCGCGGGGGCCTCAGCCCCTCGAAAGGTCGAGGAAATCACCCAAATGGCGCAGAACTATGATTACAACCCTTCGATTCCTCTGCGGTATTGGTTAAGAACCGCAGCGACTCTACTGAGAGAG GCTCGTATATACGAACGAGAGGGGCACGATGAACAAGCGTACTTCCTTCTATTTCGCCATGCTCAGTTGGTGCTGGTAAACCTGGCAAAGCATTCGGAAGCCAAAGATGAGCAGAATCGGAAAGCTCTGATGGAAGCAGAGAAGGAAGTTAGCAGGAATCTTGAAAAGTTGGAGATTCTCAGACCTCGAATCAATAAACGACATAAACGCTATACAGAGTTGATGAATGATCGTCAAGCTCGAAGCCCACCTTTAGGAACGAACCACACCGCACCgaaccagcagcagcccCAGGATCCCGCATTAGTAGGTGTTGCCGAGCCTCTGGAGGCTGGCGAGAACCGAGACCTGGCGGTCAAACTAGCGAGGACGGAAATACACCGGAGGGCTACGGCCAGGAAAGCTGTACGTCAAGCTGGGATAACACCCCAAGAGGAGCAGCGCCGGCGCACGGCAGGTATCTGGGGCGACTGGGAGAACGCTCTGGACAAGAATGGCCCAGAGACGGACAATGACTTGAGTCGACGGATTCAAAAT ATCTCCACGCCCCTGACATCCGCAGCTCAAACACaagctccagctcctccggcGAAAGTAAAACCAGTCGCAGATGGTGGGGATGGCCGGTCAAACCTGGACCCTTCTAGCTTCACCTTCAAACCGTCCGCCTACCTGGAGAATGGCACCCCTCTCCGGACGGTTTTCCTGCCCCCCGAGCTACGGTCAACGTTCCTTTCGCTGGCCGCTTCGAACACACGACGCAACCTGGAAACATGTGGTATACTTTGTGGGACTTTAATATCCAACGCTCTGTTCATCTCCCGACTTCTCATCCCCGAGCAAACTTCCACATCGGACACTTGTGAAACGGTGAACGAGACTGCCATATTTGAGTACTGTGACTCGGAGGATTTGATGATCCTCGGCTGGATTCATACCCACCCGACCCAAACTTGCTTCATGAGCTCTAGAGACCTGCATACTCACTCTGGATACCAAGTGATGCTTCCTGAGAGCATTGCAATCGTCTGCGCTCCGAGCAAAACGCCAGACTGGGGCGTTTTCCGGTTGACTGACCCGCCCGGGCTCAAGACAGTCCTCAACTGTACGCAGCCCGGTTTGTTTCACCCACACGCCGAGACCAACACCTACACCGATGCGCTACGACCCGGGCATGTGTTCGAAGCCAAGGGCCTCGAATTCGAGACGGTGGATCTCCGCCCTAACGGATCCTAA
- a CDS encoding putative oxidative stress response protein Oxr1 (oxidation resistance protein): MSSTELPSSASSSRSASRSRQSNSQIQQSAASYFSYPVTHVVSGLYRRLTDPPTSKSKNNMHRNQHSMTTPNDSTTSSQVFTPVRTASPFQPPPLTPLTLTGDLYNLQQQLLTRALAEEIRLLVPARLQLVDTWRLAYSLDRDGASLATLYENCREMSHRSPRAGYVLVVRDSSPSGAVFGAYMTDPPHPDSHYYGTGECFLWRASVLAPPTNLNLPRDGPPSEDMLELAGLPLPPSADTTHAGRSTTLRAGDAKLAPPSTSGLPSGASTPERIRFKAFPYSGVNDYMMFCETGFLSLGGGDGHYGLWIDSSLEKGVSAGCQTFGNEPLSDEGAKFDILGVEVCTSVSRSLWSRLDMSIYL; encoded by the exons ATGTCGTCAACCGAGCTTCcttcctccgcctccagCTCGAGATCCGCATCTCGCTCTCGACAATCGAACTCCCAGATTCAGCAATCGGCTGCATCATACTTCTCCTACCCCGTCACACATGTCGTATCAGGCCTCTACCGTCGTCTGACCGATCCACCGACCTCGAAATCCAAGAACAACATGCACCGCAATCAACACTCCATGACCACCCCAAACGACTCCACCACCTCATCCCAGGTCTTCACCCCTGTTCGAACAGCATCTCCATTTCAACCCCCACCACTGACCCCCCTCACCCTCACCGGCGACCTCTATAACCTCCAACAACAGCTCCTAACTCGCGCCCTGGCCGAGGAAATCCGGCTGCTAGTCCCCGCCCGCCTGCAACTCGTCGACACCTGGCGTCTAGCCTACAGCCTGGACCGGGACGGCGCCTCGCTCGCCACTCTCTATGAAAACTGTCGAGAAATGTCTCACCGCAGCCCGCGGGCGGGCTACGTTCTCGTCGTCCGCGACTCCTCTCCCTCCGGCGCTGTGTTCGGTGCTTACATGACCGACCCCCCGCATCCAGACTCTCATTACTACGGTACCGGTGAATGCTTCCTCTGGCGCGCGAGCGTTCTCGCTCCTCCTACGAATCTGAACCTGCCCCGCGACGGACCCCCATCGGAGGACATGCTCGAACTCGCCGGTCTGCCACTCCCGCCTAGCGCTGATACCACACATGCTGGTCGATCCACGACCCTGCGGGCGGGTGATGCTAAATTGGCTCCTCCGTCGACCAGTGGACTTCCTAGCGGTGCTAGTACCCCAGAGAGAATCCGGTTCAAGGCCTTCCCTTACAGCGGCGTGAATGATTATATGATGTTCTGTGAAACGGGATTTCTTAGTTTGGGCGGAGG AGATGGTCATTATGGTCTGTGGATTGACTCGAGCCTTGAGAAAGGCGTGAGTGCTGGGTGCCAGACATTTGGCAACGAACCCTTGTCAGATGAAGGCGCCAagtttgatatccttggtgTCGAAGTATG TACGTCAGTTAGCCGGTCTTTGTGGAGCCGTTTGGACATGTCTATCTACTTATAA
- a CDS encoding uncharacterized protein (predicted protein) codes for MRLTRWTPVPHLPLTQAIYNCFPLPTRRRSVRKAELASEKLCDDVLNRLSPFLLRNPAVDILDLWPGAGLWSSKVNALLKPRRHVLIEPELKYYKPLLLPLAESNPSYELLSAEIHDIADWQSILSKHFPEQGPSNRDDSGILPRNDTLLILANPPAIGSKKDHYTPARWWSVFMEACMHQTGLHAYGSVRMVASLPISDAQQVIPRTIIERKRPALLTENVALHAFEVAAPKAPKDPNAWATLKGWDLMTSNALRVAQRAAEQGVTTPPGRELSPIPLAPESPDQGRIPLPYVPRPYTEWHEKVWKKITTDTPTKDGKLNATQRRGLTQLNKENRDVYKRQYQATTIGEIDELTNTLSRTAADPRESSAALEPILDKIKAAKSTVDQILSEVHYEVIKEVPAVVDNKRVALHSGNFDDAILHWDRRPFEPLLITPEELYPREAERSVLYFEADPNPPAVQKLNQLDPSQRDAALRLFEALSLTIGTRNLMTVAEFLELIFPERPINDIVKSIPGLAVFAAKTPEPDFDNLPKTIHGSPEAREPLDPAACYQENLDYDLSDVRVRTLPISTLWDIFVEYQKKGNTNLSTVQLTQLLGGTLTSFRTGWEPTKRFH; via the exons ATGAGATTAACTCGGTGGACGCCCGTGCCTCATCTTCCCTTAACACAGGCAATTTACAACTGTTTCCCTTTGCCCACAAGGAGGAGGTCGGTTCGGAAGGCAGAACTAGCAAGTGAAAAACTATGCG ACGATGTGCTTAACCGCCTGTCGCCGTTCCTCCTTCGCAACCCTGCCGTGGACATTCTCGACCTATGGCCTGGCGCTGGACTATGGTCATCGAAGGTCAATGCCCTCCTCAAACCCCGCCGGCATGTCCTCATCGAACCGGAGTTGAAGTACTACAAGCCATTGCTCCTGCCCTTGGCAGAAAGCAACCCCAGCTATGAACTACTGTCTGCGGAGATCCATGATATTGCGGATTGGCAAAGTATACTATCGAAACATTTTCCGGAGCAGGGGCCATCAAACCGTGACGACAGTGGCATTTTACCCAGGAACGATACACTCCTTATCTTAGCCAACCCGCCTGCAATTGGCTCTAAAAAGGACCACTACACCCCAGCACGCTGGTGGTCGGTTTTCATGGAGGCCTGTATGCACCAGACGGGATTACATGCCTATGGAAGCGTGCGCATGGTAGCATCACTGCCTATATCGGATGCACAACAGGTCATTCCGCGGACCATCATAGAGCGCAAGCGACCGGCACTTTTGACTGAAAATGTTGCATTGCATGCATTTGAAGTTGCGGCTCCAAAGGCTCCAAAGGACCCTAATGCATGGGCTACTCTCAAGGGGTGGGATCTAATGACGAGTAACGCATTGCGTGTTGCTCAGAGAGCAGCAGAGCAGGGCGTTACCACACCTCCCGGCAGAGAACTATCCCCCATTCCCTTAGCCCCAGAAAGTCCTGACCAGGGCAGGATACCTTTGCCTTACGTGCCGCGCCCATATACCGAATGGCATGAGAAAgtttggaagaagatcacTACCGATACTCCTACAAAGGACGGCAAACTGAATGCAACGCAAAGACGAGGCTTGACCCAACTGAACAAGGAGAACCGCGACGTGTATAAACGCCAGTATCAAGCTACAACCATCGGTGAAATCGACGAACTAACGAATACCCTTTCCCGGACGGCTGCAGATCCTCGCGAGAGTTCGGCCGCACTAGAGCCCATTTTGGATAAGATCAAGGCCGCCAAGTCTACCGTAGATCAGATATTGTCGGAAGTACACTACGAAGTAATCAAGGAAGTTCCCGCCGTCGTTGATAACAAGCGAGTGGCTCTGCATAGCGGGAACTTCGACGATGCAATTCTCCACTGGGATCGGCGCCCTTTTGAACCATTGCTCATCACACCAGAAGAGCTCTATCCCCGAGAAGCCGAGAGAAGCGTCCTCTACTTCGAGGCTGACCCCAACCCCCCAGCTGTGCAGAAACTCAACCAACTGGATCCCTCGCAAAGGGATGCCGCTCTTCGCCTCTTCGAAGCCCTCTCTCTCACCATCGGCACCCGTAACCTAATGACAGTAGCCGAATTCCTGGAACTAATCTTCCCCGAACGACCCATTAATGACATCGTCAAGTCCATCCCCGGCCTAGCGGTCTTCGCAGCCAAAACCCCCGAGCCAGATTTCGACAATCTGCCCAAGACCATTCACGGTTCTCCCGAGGCCCGCGAACCCCTCGACCCCGCCGCATGTTACCAGGAGAACCTGGACTACGACCTAAGCGACGTACGAGTTCGTACGCTGCCGATCAGCACACTGTGGGATATCTTCGTTGAGTACCAGAAGAAAGGCAACACGAACCTCTCCACGGTGCAACTGACCCAACTACTCGGCGGGACGTTGACGTCCTTCCGGACCGGCTGGGAACCTACAAAGAGATTCCACTAG
- a CDS encoding SRPBCC domain-containing protein (predicted protein), producing MTPTPPSSTASLASKSTPSISASDAVLHIESATSIAAPCQDVWDVLIDTSTWPSWNTFVPRVTIREQPGSDSQSTPDALSPKLQMGTKMTFHVHMDPSSDSEQDVGLVVTEFEPPSANPPKPGRIIWASDLTAKGSMPAFLLTAERVHEVEEFDVQGEDGQTKRVTEVRNWEAQVGYLVI from the exons ATGACACCCACCCCACCATCATCTACCGCGTCACTggcatccaaatcaacaCCCAGCATCTCAGCCTCAGACGCAGTGCTGCATATCGAGAGCGCCACGTCGATCGCGGCCCCCTGCCAAGATGTCTGGGATGTCCTAATTGATACTTCCACCTGGCCCTCATGGAATACATTCGTTCCACGGGTCACCATTCGCGAACAGCCGGGGTCCGACTCTCAATCTACTCCAGATGCTCTTTCCCCGAAGCTACAGATGGGGACGAAAATGACCTTCCATGTCCATATGGATCCATCGTCTGATAGTGAGCAAGATGTGGGCCTCGTCGTGACTGAATTTGAGCCCCCGAGTGCCAATCCTCCCAAGCCTGGACGGATTATCTGGGCGTCGGATCTGACGGCCAAGGGGAGTATGCCGGCGTTCCTGCTGACGGCGGAGAGGGTTCATGAGGTTGAAGAGTTTGATGTGCAGGGGGAAGATGGGCAGACGAAGCGTGTTACCGAGGTGAGGAATTGGGAGGCGCAGGTTGGGTATCTTGT GATTTGA
- a CDS encoding uncharacterized protein (protein involved in vacuole import and degradation), which yields MFMIRNVSKFLFGDTSKESIIEIPQGELYLVRPLSPKGYSELIFKDAAASIRRTGQEYQYQLVIQRAYEEGEEELSADEDEQGGADNLDKDEKIFLLDEALHFRTEVREGGAKVLAWRDLSGDIGDLYEFVCDPSVPSDKIPTFELAAFQCQYERKYRQSAQKATEQDLQQFSYQEEKPIPSASPNASPTKSRAHSLTSGDSAAAMAKDVEYQKSKGHIKPADNGEESTVAPPSAEQPEAKEILAKEKAELHMFDFPSGTFVIQDADVTATVSEIGNWQYWLQISGNEKEWLGQAVVADINPVFNFEYLSFIFNHYTEDGSAYSWLLRFKDQETEERFQEGLMQALWEQLNEMKWVKVKEDDREYVLDAFQDLTMEDAADNREEEEEEEEEEEDEDQHDGQRSEHYDSDEEEDDVVTRDDDGNVNSQLAVGYKHDRSFVVRGSKIGVFKHTADNNLEFSTTISKVETPNGKLFSPKKVMLHAEDSNMILQNSENPNSLYRMDLEYGKIVDEWNVHDDIPVNTFAPETKFSQMTNAQTFVGASHNALYRIDPRLAGSKLVDADLKQYASKNDFSSVATTEKGYIAVASNKGDIRMFDRLGINAKTHIPALGEPIIGLDVSADGRWVLATCRTYLLLIDSLQKEGKNEGKLGFERSFGKDSKPQPRRLGLQPAHVAQFQHETKKPLAFTPARFNTGVDSQETSIITATGPFIVTWSMKKVLAGRKDPYTIKRYSEEVMADNFRFGSDKNVIVALPNEVNMVAKRALQKPTRESIAGPPVTPSRRSTRWGSRLGRDDIVNSPY from the exons ATGTTTATGATCCGCAACG TGAGCAAGTTTCTCTTCGGCGATACTTCCAAAGAGTCTATCATCGAGATCCCTCAGGGCGAGCTTTATCTAGTCCGGCCTCTGTCACCCAAGGGGTACTCGGAACTTATCTTCAAGGACGCGGCTGCGTCGATCCGGCGTACCGGACAGGAGTACCAATATCAACTTGTTATCCAGAGAGCCTacgaggagggtgaggaagagcTAAGCGCCGACGAAGACGAGCAAGGTGGTGCCGATAACCTCGACAAGGACGAGaagatcttccttcttgacGAAGCTTTGCACTTCCGCACTGAAGTCCGCGAAGGGGGCGCTAAGGTTCTGGCCTGGAGAGACCTGAGCGGTGATATCGGCGACCTATACGAATTTGTTTGTGACCCATCTGTGCCGTCGGATAAGATCCCTACTTTTGAGTTGGCTGCCTTCCAGTGCCAGTACGAGCGGAAATACCGACAAAGCGCTCAAAAGGCAACCgagcaagatcttcaacagttCTCGTACcaagaggagaagcccatCCCCTCCGCGAGCCCTAATGCATCACCAACCAAATCTCGCGCTCACTCGCTTACTTCTGGAGATTCGGCCGCTGCGATGGCTAAGGATGTTGAGTATCAGAAGTCCAAGGGACACATCAAGCCAGCTGATAACGGAGAGGAGTCTACTGTGGCACCGCCATCGGCAGAGCAGCCTGAAGCCAAGGAAATTcttgcgaaggagaaggctgaaCTGCATATGTTTGACTTCCCAAGTGGAACTTTCGTTATTCAAGATGCCGATGTAACTGCCACTGTGTCTGAGATCGGTAACTGGCAGTATTGGCTTCAAATCAGTGgtaatgagaaagaatggcTAGGACAGGCTGTTGTCGCAGATATCAACCCTGTCTTTAACTTTGAATATCTTTCCTTTATCTTTAATCACTACACTGAGGATGGCTCCGCATACTCTTGGCTCCTACGATTCAAAGACCAAGAAACCGAGGAACGCTTCCAGGAGGGTCTGATGCAGGCGCTTTGGGAACAGCTGAACGAGATGAAATGGGTCAAGGTAAAGGAGGACGACCGGGAGTATGTTCTGGATGCGTTCCAGGACCTTACCATGGAGGACGCAGCCGACAAccgggaagaagaagaggaggaggaagaggaggaagaagatgaagaccagCATGACGGTCAACGCAGTGAACACTATGACagtgatgaagaggaggatgatgtggTTACACGCGACGATGACGGCAATGTCAACTCACAACTTGCAGTCGGTTACAAGCACGATAGGTCGTTTGTTGTCCGTGGTTCCAAGATCGGTGTCTTCAAACACACGGCAGACAACAACCTTGAGTTCTCTACCACTATCTCGAAGGTGGAGACACCAAACGGCAAGCTGTTCAGCCCCAAGAAGGTTATGTTGCATGCCGAGGATTCCAACATGATTCTTCAGAACAGTGAAAACCCTAACTCTCTCTATCGCATGGACCTGGAGTATGGTAAGATTGTCGACGAGTGGAACGTTCACGACGATATTCCTGTCAACACATTTGCACCAGAAACC AAATTTTCCCAAATGACCAATGCTCAAACCTTCGTCGGAGCGTCTCACAATGCGCTGTACCGGATTGATCCCCGTCTGGCAGGCAGCAAACTTGTCGATGCGGATTTGAAGCAGTATGCCAGCAAGAACGACTTCTCGTCCGTTGCCACGACTGAGAAAGGATACATCGCAGTCGCTTCGAACAAGGGAGATATTCGCATGTTCGACCGCCTAGGAATCAACGCCAAGACTCATATTCCTGCACTGGGCGAACCTATCATTGGTCTAGATGTGTCCGCCGATGGCCGCTGGGTTCTGGCTACATGTCGTACctaccttcttctcattgacTCGCTGcagaaagaaggcaagaACGAAGGCAAGCTTGGTTTCGAGCGTTCGTTCGGCAAAGACTCCAAGCCCCAACCTCGTCGTCTTGGTCTTCAGCCAGCACATGTTGCACAGTTCCAGCATGAAACCAAGAAGCCTCTCGCTTTCACCCCAGCTCGCTTTAATACCGGGGTTGATTCACAAGAGACGTCGATCATCACGGCAACGGGTCCGTTCATCGTCACATGGAGCATGAAGAAGGTGCTTGCTGGACGCAAGGATCCCTACACGATCAAGCGGTACTCTGAAGAGGTCATGGCAGACAACTTCCGATTTGGTTCTGACAAGAACGTCATTGTCGCTTTGCCGAACGAGGTCAACATGGTCGCAAAGAGAGCTCTCCAGAAGCCCACTCGCGAAAGTATTGCAGGGCCCCCCGTCACCCCAAGCCGTCGGAGCACGCGGTGGGGCAGCCGTTTGGGACGAGATGATATTGTCAACTCGCCATACTAA